From Vitis vinifera cultivar Pinot Noir 40024 chromosome 14, ASM3070453v1, a single genomic window includes:
- the LOC100265165 gene encoding protein RIK isoform X1, with product MIEDSCPRPASSDEASAIRQRKKRKWDQPAESLVSAGVALPGVLPLGNVGPLVGIPLAGVAPPSSALLTNVTIPPVFQTSSIQQHASAIVQKLNQPKIQDELIAREIIINDAESTVRYKLTKRQMQEEIQKCTGAVVITRGKYRPPNALPDGEKPLYLHISAGAHLKDTAERIKAVDRAAAMVEEMLKQGQNSESVPSNSHLAGNTGVTQAPSTCVFLGFEADPSLNIAACIRGPNDQYINHIMNETGATVSLRGRGSGNSESPNGEGQQPLHLFLSSNNLKGLEDAKLLAENLLDTICAECGASRASSCKVYGAVPPPQQLLVGVQSSGNELNVKTSSTACLASSAVSSTPTPLVSPLTVPGVSTGFSQGAVSQCGGFFNSGQPQSNLVCYPPPSLTAGTSYSGYGGIYPQATPLQQVALALRQSPSPVTSTIAPSTSSASTVPMSSAASFSEKEKRLPQRRKFQELPVALKGPTKPQQGLQLPSETTSGLTVRNSSTMPAPRKLVQPSSSGMPPPPPKGTMGPLPPPPPKFSSPARTMAPPPPPPKFNSSTTIPEVDDKNVLNKSKSDTVPDTLSKLMEYGEEDDDPDEAGEESCKNNSSVAVAPKPFWAV from the exons ATGATAGAGGACAGCTGCCCTAGGCCTGCTTCTTCCGATGAAGCTTCTGCTATTAGACAACG AAAGAAGAGAAAGTGGGATCAGCCTGCAGAGTCATTGGTTTCCGCCGGAGTTGCACTACCTGGGGTTCTTCCATTGGGCAATGTGGGACCTCTTGTTGGGATTCCGCTTGCTGGTGTAGCTCCACCATCTAGTGCTCTTTTGACAAATGTGACCATACCCCCGGTGTTTCAAACATCTTCAATACAGCAACATGCTTCTGCAATCGtccaaaaattaaatcaa CCAAAGATCCAAGATGAGTTAATTGCACGAGAGATTATTATAAACGATGCAGAGTCTACTGTTCGCTACAAGCTCACAAAACGGCAGATGCAGGAAGAG ATTCAGAAGTGCACTGGTGCTGTGGTGATAACTAG GGGCAAGTATCGTCCTCCTAATGCTCTGCCTGATGGGGAAAAGCCTCTATATCTTCACATTTCTGCTGGAGCTCAC TTAAAAGATACTGCCGAACGTATTAAAGCGGTTGATCGTGCGGCTGCCATGGTTGAAGAAATGCTGAAACAGGGTCAGAATTCCGAGTCAGTTCCTTCCAATTCTCATTTGGCTGGAAACACTGGG GTTACTCAGGCACCGAGCACATGTGTGTTTTTGGGCTTTGAAGCAGACCCGTCCTTGAACATTGCCGCTTGTATTCGTGGACCAAAT GACCAGTATATAAATCACATTATGAATGAAACAGGAGCAACTGTCTCACTAAGAGGACGTGGTTCAGGAAATTCTGAGAGTCCAAATGGCGAAG GACAGCAACCACTGCATTTGTTCTTGTCAAGTAATAATCTAAAAGGACTTGAAGATGCAAAGCTTTTGGCTGAAAACCTCTTGGATACAATATGTGCTGAGTGTGGTGCCTCCAG GGCCTCATCATGTAAGGTTTATGGTGCTGTTCCGCCCCCGCAGCAGTTATTGGTTGGTGTTCAGAGTTCTGGGAATGAGTTAAATGTAAAAACAAGTTCAACTGCTTGTTTGGCATCATCAGCTGTGAGCTCTACACCAACTCCATTAGTTTCCCCTCTGACCGTTCCTGGGGTTTCTACGGGATTTTCTCAAGGAGCAGTATCACAATGTGGGGGATTTTTCAATTCTGGACAGCCTCAATCAAACCTGGTTTGTTATCCCCCACCTTCATTAACTGCTGGAACAAGCTATAGTGGATATGGTGGGATATATCCCCAAGCCACACCTTTACAACAAGTTGCCCTAGCCCTCAGGCAGTCTCCTTCTCCTGTCACTTCCACAATTGCTCCTTCAACATCATCTGCGAGCACAGTGCCAATGTCGAGTGCTGCATCATTTTCTGAGAAGGAAAAACGGCTTCCACAAAGACGAAAATTTCAGGAGTTACCAGTTGCTTTGAAGGGGCCTACAAAACCTCAACAG GGATTGCAATTACCAAGTGAAACTACTTCAGGTTTGACTGTGAGAAATAGTTCGACCATGCCAGCTCCAAGGAAGTTGGTTCAGCCATCATCCAGTGGAATGCCACCACCACCTCCTAAAGGGACAATGGGCCcactaccaccaccaccaccaaaaTTCAGTTCACCTGCAAGAACTATGGCTCCACCGCCACCGCCCCCTAAATTCAATTCATCCACCACTATTCCGGAAGTGGATGATAAGAATGTAttgaataaatcaaaatcagaCACAGTCCCTG ATACATTGAGTAAGCTGATGGAATATGGGGAGGAAGATGATGATCCTGATGAAGCAGGTGAAGAATCCTGTAAAAACAACTCTAGTGTGGCAGTGGCTCCAAAACCATTCTGGGCTGTATGA
- the LOC100265165 gene encoding protein RIK isoform X3, whose translation MIEDSCPRPASSDEASAIRQRKKRKWDQPAESLVSAGVALPGVLPLGNVGPLVGIPLAGVAPPSSALLTNVTIPPVFQTSSIQQHASAIVQKLNQPKIQDELIAREIIINDAESTVRYKLTKRQMQEEIQKCTGAVVITRGKYRPPNALPDGEKPLYLHISAGAHLKDTAERIKAVDRAAAMVEEMLKQGQNSESVPSNSHLAGNTGVTQAPSTCVFLGFEADPSLNIAACIRGPNDQYINHIMNETGATVSLRGRGSGNSESPNGEGQQPLHLFLSSNNLKGLEDAKLLAENLLDTICAECGASRASSCKVYGAVPPPQQLLVGVQSSGNELNVKTSSTACLASSAVSSTPTPLVSPLTVPGVSTGFSQGAVSQCGGFFNSGQPQSNLVCYPPPSLTAGTSYSGYGGIYPQATPLQQVALALRQSPSPVTSTIAPSTSSASTVPMSSAASFSEKEKRLPQRRKFQELPVALKGPTKPQQVFSLTF comes from the exons ATGATAGAGGACAGCTGCCCTAGGCCTGCTTCTTCCGATGAAGCTTCTGCTATTAGACAACG AAAGAAGAGAAAGTGGGATCAGCCTGCAGAGTCATTGGTTTCCGCCGGAGTTGCACTACCTGGGGTTCTTCCATTGGGCAATGTGGGACCTCTTGTTGGGATTCCGCTTGCTGGTGTAGCTCCACCATCTAGTGCTCTTTTGACAAATGTGACCATACCCCCGGTGTTTCAAACATCTTCAATACAGCAACATGCTTCTGCAATCGtccaaaaattaaatcaa CCAAAGATCCAAGATGAGTTAATTGCACGAGAGATTATTATAAACGATGCAGAGTCTACTGTTCGCTACAAGCTCACAAAACGGCAGATGCAGGAAGAG ATTCAGAAGTGCACTGGTGCTGTGGTGATAACTAG GGGCAAGTATCGTCCTCCTAATGCTCTGCCTGATGGGGAAAAGCCTCTATATCTTCACATTTCTGCTGGAGCTCAC TTAAAAGATACTGCCGAACGTATTAAAGCGGTTGATCGTGCGGCTGCCATGGTTGAAGAAATGCTGAAACAGGGTCAGAATTCCGAGTCAGTTCCTTCCAATTCTCATTTGGCTGGAAACACTGGG GTTACTCAGGCACCGAGCACATGTGTGTTTTTGGGCTTTGAAGCAGACCCGTCCTTGAACATTGCCGCTTGTATTCGTGGACCAAAT GACCAGTATATAAATCACATTATGAATGAAACAGGAGCAACTGTCTCACTAAGAGGACGTGGTTCAGGAAATTCTGAGAGTCCAAATGGCGAAG GACAGCAACCACTGCATTTGTTCTTGTCAAGTAATAATCTAAAAGGACTTGAAGATGCAAAGCTTTTGGCTGAAAACCTCTTGGATACAATATGTGCTGAGTGTGGTGCCTCCAG GGCCTCATCATGTAAGGTTTATGGTGCTGTTCCGCCCCCGCAGCAGTTATTGGTTGGTGTTCAGAGTTCTGGGAATGAGTTAAATGTAAAAACAAGTTCAACTGCTTGTTTGGCATCATCAGCTGTGAGCTCTACACCAACTCCATTAGTTTCCCCTCTGACCGTTCCTGGGGTTTCTACGGGATTTTCTCAAGGAGCAGTATCACAATGTGGGGGATTTTTCAATTCTGGACAGCCTCAATCAAACCTGGTTTGTTATCCCCCACCTTCATTAACTGCTGGAACAAGCTATAGTGGATATGGTGGGATATATCCCCAAGCCACACCTTTACAACAAGTTGCCCTAGCCCTCAGGCAGTCTCCTTCTCCTGTCACTTCCACAATTGCTCCTTCAACATCATCTGCGAGCACAGTGCCAATGTCGAGTGCTGCATCATTTTCTGAGAAGGAAAAACGGCTTCCACAAAGACGAAAATTTCAGGAGTTACCAGTTGCTTTGAAGGGGCCTACAAAACCTCAACAG GTATTTTCTCTGACCTTCTAA
- the LOC100265165 gene encoding protein RIK isoform X4 → MIEDSCPRPASSDEASAIRQRKKRKWDQPAESLVSAGVALPGVLPLGNVGPLVGIPLAGVAPPSSALLTNVTIPPVFQTSSIQQHASAIVQKLNQPKIQDELIAREIIINDAESTVRYKLTKRQMQEEIQKCTGAVVITRGKYRPPNALPDGEKPLYLHISAGAHLKDTAERIKAVDRAAAMVEEMLKQGQNSESVPSNSHLAGNTGAPSTCVFLGFEADPSLNIAACIRGPNDQYINHIMNETGATVSLRGRGSGNSESPNGEGQQPLHLFLSSNNLKGLEDAKLLAENLLDTICAECGASRASSCKVYGAVPPPQQLLVGVQSSGNELNVKTSSTACLASSAVSSTPTPLVSPLTVPGVSTGFSQGAVSQCGGFFNSGQPQSNLVCYPPPSLTAGTSYSGYGGIYPQATPLQQVALALRQSPSPVTSTIAPSTSSASTVPMSSAASFSEKEKRLPQRRKFQELPVALKGPTKPQQVFSLTF, encoded by the exons ATGATAGAGGACAGCTGCCCTAGGCCTGCTTCTTCCGATGAAGCTTCTGCTATTAGACAACG AAAGAAGAGAAAGTGGGATCAGCCTGCAGAGTCATTGGTTTCCGCCGGAGTTGCACTACCTGGGGTTCTTCCATTGGGCAATGTGGGACCTCTTGTTGGGATTCCGCTTGCTGGTGTAGCTCCACCATCTAGTGCTCTTTTGACAAATGTGACCATACCCCCGGTGTTTCAAACATCTTCAATACAGCAACATGCTTCTGCAATCGtccaaaaattaaatcaa CCAAAGATCCAAGATGAGTTAATTGCACGAGAGATTATTATAAACGATGCAGAGTCTACTGTTCGCTACAAGCTCACAAAACGGCAGATGCAGGAAGAG ATTCAGAAGTGCACTGGTGCTGTGGTGATAACTAG GGGCAAGTATCGTCCTCCTAATGCTCTGCCTGATGGGGAAAAGCCTCTATATCTTCACATTTCTGCTGGAGCTCAC TTAAAAGATACTGCCGAACGTATTAAAGCGGTTGATCGTGCGGCTGCCATGGTTGAAGAAATGCTGAAACAGGGTCAGAATTCCGAGTCAGTTCCTTCCAATTCTCATTTGGCTGGAAACACTGGG GCACCGAGCACATGTGTGTTTTTGGGCTTTGAAGCAGACCCGTCCTTGAACATTGCCGCTTGTATTCGTGGACCAAAT GACCAGTATATAAATCACATTATGAATGAAACAGGAGCAACTGTCTCACTAAGAGGACGTGGTTCAGGAAATTCTGAGAGTCCAAATGGCGAAG GACAGCAACCACTGCATTTGTTCTTGTCAAGTAATAATCTAAAAGGACTTGAAGATGCAAAGCTTTTGGCTGAAAACCTCTTGGATACAATATGTGCTGAGTGTGGTGCCTCCAG GGCCTCATCATGTAAGGTTTATGGTGCTGTTCCGCCCCCGCAGCAGTTATTGGTTGGTGTTCAGAGTTCTGGGAATGAGTTAAATGTAAAAACAAGTTCAACTGCTTGTTTGGCATCATCAGCTGTGAGCTCTACACCAACTCCATTAGTTTCCCCTCTGACCGTTCCTGGGGTTTCTACGGGATTTTCTCAAGGAGCAGTATCACAATGTGGGGGATTTTTCAATTCTGGACAGCCTCAATCAAACCTGGTTTGTTATCCCCCACCTTCATTAACTGCTGGAACAAGCTATAGTGGATATGGTGGGATATATCCCCAAGCCACACCTTTACAACAAGTTGCCCTAGCCCTCAGGCAGTCTCCTTCTCCTGTCACTTCCACAATTGCTCCTTCAACATCATCTGCGAGCACAGTGCCAATGTCGAGTGCTGCATCATTTTCTGAGAAGGAAAAACGGCTTCCACAAAGACGAAAATTTCAGGAGTTACCAGTTGCTTTGAAGGGGCCTACAAAACCTCAACAG GTATTTTCTCTGACCTTCTAA
- the LOC100265165 gene encoding protein RIK isoform X2, whose product MIEDSCPRPASSDEASAIRQRKKRKWDQPAESLVSAGVALPGVLPLGNVGPLVGIPLAGVAPPSSALLTNVTIPPVFQTSSIQQHASAIVQKLNQPKIQDELIAREIIINDAESTVRYKLTKRQMQEEIQKCTGAVVITRGKYRPPNALPDGEKPLYLHISAGAHLKDTAERIKAVDRAAAMVEEMLKQGQNSESVPSNSHLAGNTGAPSTCVFLGFEADPSLNIAACIRGPNDQYINHIMNETGATVSLRGRGSGNSESPNGEGQQPLHLFLSSNNLKGLEDAKLLAENLLDTICAECGASRASSCKVYGAVPPPQQLLVGVQSSGNELNVKTSSTACLASSAVSSTPTPLVSPLTVPGVSTGFSQGAVSQCGGFFNSGQPQSNLVCYPPPSLTAGTSYSGYGGIYPQATPLQQVALALRQSPSPVTSTIAPSTSSASTVPMSSAASFSEKEKRLPQRRKFQELPVALKGPTKPQQGLQLPSETTSGLTVRNSSTMPAPRKLVQPSSSGMPPPPPKGTMGPLPPPPPKFSSPARTMAPPPPPPKFNSSTTIPEVDDKNVLNKSKSDTVPDTLSKLMEYGEEDDDPDEAGEESCKNNSSVAVAPKPFWAV is encoded by the exons ATGATAGAGGACAGCTGCCCTAGGCCTGCTTCTTCCGATGAAGCTTCTGCTATTAGACAACG AAAGAAGAGAAAGTGGGATCAGCCTGCAGAGTCATTGGTTTCCGCCGGAGTTGCACTACCTGGGGTTCTTCCATTGGGCAATGTGGGACCTCTTGTTGGGATTCCGCTTGCTGGTGTAGCTCCACCATCTAGTGCTCTTTTGACAAATGTGACCATACCCCCGGTGTTTCAAACATCTTCAATACAGCAACATGCTTCTGCAATCGtccaaaaattaaatcaa CCAAAGATCCAAGATGAGTTAATTGCACGAGAGATTATTATAAACGATGCAGAGTCTACTGTTCGCTACAAGCTCACAAAACGGCAGATGCAGGAAGAG ATTCAGAAGTGCACTGGTGCTGTGGTGATAACTAG GGGCAAGTATCGTCCTCCTAATGCTCTGCCTGATGGGGAAAAGCCTCTATATCTTCACATTTCTGCTGGAGCTCAC TTAAAAGATACTGCCGAACGTATTAAAGCGGTTGATCGTGCGGCTGCCATGGTTGAAGAAATGCTGAAACAGGGTCAGAATTCCGAGTCAGTTCCTTCCAATTCTCATTTGGCTGGAAACACTGGG GCACCGAGCACATGTGTGTTTTTGGGCTTTGAAGCAGACCCGTCCTTGAACATTGCCGCTTGTATTCGTGGACCAAAT GACCAGTATATAAATCACATTATGAATGAAACAGGAGCAACTGTCTCACTAAGAGGACGTGGTTCAGGAAATTCTGAGAGTCCAAATGGCGAAG GACAGCAACCACTGCATTTGTTCTTGTCAAGTAATAATCTAAAAGGACTTGAAGATGCAAAGCTTTTGGCTGAAAACCTCTTGGATACAATATGTGCTGAGTGTGGTGCCTCCAG GGCCTCATCATGTAAGGTTTATGGTGCTGTTCCGCCCCCGCAGCAGTTATTGGTTGGTGTTCAGAGTTCTGGGAATGAGTTAAATGTAAAAACAAGTTCAACTGCTTGTTTGGCATCATCAGCTGTGAGCTCTACACCAACTCCATTAGTTTCCCCTCTGACCGTTCCTGGGGTTTCTACGGGATTTTCTCAAGGAGCAGTATCACAATGTGGGGGATTTTTCAATTCTGGACAGCCTCAATCAAACCTGGTTTGTTATCCCCCACCTTCATTAACTGCTGGAACAAGCTATAGTGGATATGGTGGGATATATCCCCAAGCCACACCTTTACAACAAGTTGCCCTAGCCCTCAGGCAGTCTCCTTCTCCTGTCACTTCCACAATTGCTCCTTCAACATCATCTGCGAGCACAGTGCCAATGTCGAGTGCTGCATCATTTTCTGAGAAGGAAAAACGGCTTCCACAAAGACGAAAATTTCAGGAGTTACCAGTTGCTTTGAAGGGGCCTACAAAACCTCAACAG GGATTGCAATTACCAAGTGAAACTACTTCAGGTTTGACTGTGAGAAATAGTTCGACCATGCCAGCTCCAAGGAAGTTGGTTCAGCCATCATCCAGTGGAATGCCACCACCACCTCCTAAAGGGACAATGGGCCcactaccaccaccaccaccaaaaTTCAGTTCACCTGCAAGAACTATGGCTCCACCGCCACCGCCCCCTAAATTCAATTCATCCACCACTATTCCGGAAGTGGATGATAAGAATGTAttgaataaatcaaaatcagaCACAGTCCCTG ATACATTGAGTAAGCTGATGGAATATGGGGAGGAAGATGATGATCCTGATGAAGCAGGTGAAGAATCCTGTAAAAACAACTCTAGTGTGGCAGTGGCTCCAAAACCATTCTGGGCTGTATGA